Proteins from a single region of Haloplanus sp. GDY1:
- a CDS encoding mechanosensitive ion channel family protein, with the protein MADALATVESTLPNRLLATTLVVAVVLGIRYGARRWLVGREGASDRSLPKLAVSAAITLVTGGGIVAVVLLWDLIGPLERSYRSLGLQDVAGRVLLAVVVLAATYALTGFVGRVIGEFTGNQASISEHQREIVYRLTQVSLYTLAFMVVIGLFTQDLGNLLVGAGFLGIVVGMAARQTLGAMLAGFVLMFSRPFEIGDWIEVGDREGIVTDITIVTTRLQTFDGEYVMLPNDEVSSKPITNRTRKGRLRIEVEVGVDYDHDPSHAAEVARETVKELDQVLNVPTPQVVGKRFGDSAIVLGVRVWIDNPSARRMWRARTAVIEAVTDAYADEGIKIPFPQRELMGRAEEGGLAIAEGREAQAATPDGGPEDGTGE; encoded by the coding sequence ATGGCTGACGCGCTCGCGACCGTCGAGTCGACGCTGCCGAACCGCCTGCTGGCGACGACGCTCGTGGTGGCCGTCGTCCTCGGTATCAGGTACGGGGCGCGGCGGTGGCTCGTGGGCCGGGAGGGGGCGAGCGACCGGTCGCTCCCCAAACTCGCGGTGTCGGCGGCGATCACGCTGGTGACCGGCGGCGGCATCGTCGCGGTGGTGCTCCTGTGGGATCTGATCGGGCCGCTGGAGCGCTCGTACCGCAGCCTCGGGTTACAGGACGTCGCCGGGCGGGTGTTGCTCGCCGTGGTCGTGCTGGCGGCGACGTACGCGCTCACGGGCTTCGTCGGGCGCGTCATCGGCGAGTTCACGGGCAACCAGGCGAGCATCAGCGAACACCAGCGGGAGATCGTCTACCGGCTGACGCAGGTGTCGCTCTACACGCTCGCCTTCATGGTGGTCATCGGCCTGTTCACTCAGGACCTCGGCAACCTGCTGGTCGGGGCGGGCTTTCTCGGCATCGTCGTCGGGATGGCCGCGCGCCAGACCCTCGGCGCGATGCTCGCCGGGTTCGTCCTCATGTTCTCCCGGCCGTTCGAGATCGGCGACTGGATCGAGGTCGGCGACCGCGAGGGAATCGTGACCGACATCACCATCGTGACGACGCGACTCCAGACCTTCGACGGCGAGTACGTGATGCTTCCGAACGACGAGGTGAGCAGCAAGCCGATCACCAACCGCACGCGCAAGGGCCGCCTCCGCATCGAGGTGGAGGTGGGCGTCGACTACGACCACGATCCGAGCCACGCGGCCGAAGTCGCCCGCGAGACGGTCAAGGAGTTGGATCAAGTCCTCAACGTCCCGACGCCGCAGGTGGTCGGCAAGCGCTTCGGCGACTCCGCCATCGTCCTCGGCGTCCGGGTGTGGATCGACAACCCCAGCGCCCGACGGATGTGGCGGGCGCGCACGGCGGTCATCGAGGCGGTCACCGACGCCTACGCCGATGAGGGGATCAAGATCCCGTTCCCGCAGCGCGAACTCATGGGCCGGGCCGAGGAGGGCGGCCTCGCCATCGCCGAGGGTCGGGAGGCACAGGCGGCCAC
- a CDS encoding 16S ribosomal RNA methyltransferase A, whose protein sequence is MTGSRSPDRLLGRAGVSGNPDRDQHFLVDERVLDRLPTYLPDDADRSHVLEIGGGTGALTDRLLATSERVTTVERDPDLAAFLRREFADEVDAGRLTVIEGDALEVDLPDVTASVSNLPYGVSSEITFRLLPLGVPTVLTFQREFAERMAADAGTEEYGRLSVSAGHYADVTVVEPVPPTAFSPPPAVDSAVVRTTPRDPDYEVDDEAFFLRFVKALFTQRRKTLRNAVRNTAHISGLDDPDAVVEAADEDLMSRRAGDVAPDEFAALAGLAAEYGRRDPDG, encoded by the coding sequence ATGACAGGGTCGCGTTCACCGGATCGACTGCTCGGGCGGGCCGGCGTGAGCGGCAACCCCGACCGCGATCAGCACTTCCTCGTCGACGAGCGCGTCCTCGACCGGCTGCCGACGTACCTGCCGGACGACGCGGATCGGAGTCACGTCCTCGAAATCGGCGGGGGGACGGGGGCGCTCACCGACCGCCTGCTGGCGACGAGCGAGCGCGTGACGACCGTCGAGCGCGATCCGGACCTCGCGGCCTTTCTCCGCCGGGAGTTCGCCGACGAGGTCGACGCGGGTCGGCTGACGGTGATCGAGGGCGACGCCCTCGAGGTGGACCTGCCGGACGTCACCGCGAGCGTCTCGAACCTGCCGTACGGCGTCTCTAGCGAGATCACCTTCCGTCTCCTGCCGCTCGGCGTGCCGACCGTCCTCACCTTCCAGCGGGAGTTCGCGGAGCGCATGGCCGCCGACGCGGGGACCGAGGAGTACGGCCGCCTGTCGGTGAGCGCGGGCCACTACGCCGACGTGACGGTCGTCGAACCGGTGCCGCCGACGGCCTTCTCCCCGCCGCCGGCCGTCGACAGCGCCGTCGTGCGGACGACGCCGCGCGACCCCGACTACGAGGTCGACGACGAGGCCTTCTTCCTGCGGTTCGTGAAGGCGCTGTTCACGCAGCGACGGAAGACGCTGCGAAACGCCGTCCGCAACACCGCTCACATCTCGGGCCTCGACGACCCGGACGCGGTCGTCGAAGCCGCCGACGAGGACCTCATGTCGCGGCGGGCGGGCGACGTGGCGCCGGACGAGTTCGCCGCGCTCGCGGGGCTCGCGGCCGAGTACGGCCGGAGGGATCCGGATGGCTGA
- a CDS encoding DUF655 domain-containing protein yields the protein MTTSESGETGVDDGAETAEEAERTFAVVLDHLPHGRPDDDRPQYKKSPLAYALGESAFRLLELTLGDDADVSIGDRLVIDPAEERDPVESVREVEYDDLSNAAHSELEYVVEEIVDRHERRFVDFYNDAQPITLRLHQLNLLPGIGKKLRNDVLDERKRAPFESFADLEERIAGLHDPKGVLVDRILEELRDEDLKYRTFVGGEPD from the coding sequence ATGACGACCTCCGAGAGCGGAGAGACTGGCGTCGACGACGGCGCCGAAACCGCAGAGGAGGCGGAGCGGACCTTCGCGGTGGTCCTCGATCACCTGCCCCACGGGCGGCCCGACGACGACCGCCCCCAGTACAAGAAATCGCCGCTGGCGTACGCCCTCGGGGAGTCGGCGTTCCGGCTCCTCGAACTCACCCTCGGCGACGACGCGGACGTGAGCATCGGCGACCGTCTCGTGATCGATCCCGCCGAGGAGCGCGACCCCGTCGAGAGCGTGCGCGAGGTGGAGTACGACGACCTGTCGAACGCCGCTCACTCGGAACTGGAGTACGTCGTCGAGGAGATCGTCGACCGCCACGAGCGGCGGTTCGTCGACTTCTACAACGACGCCCAGCCGATCACCCTCCGACTGCACCAGCTGAACCTGCTGCCCGGCATCGGGAAGAAACTGCGCAACGACGTGCTCGACGAGCGCAAGCGTGCGCCGTTCGAGAGCTTCGCGGACCTGGAGGAGCGGATCGCCGGCCTCCACGATCCGAAGGGCGTCCTCGTCGACCGGATCCTGGAGGAGCTCCGGGACGAGGACCTCAAGTACCGGACGTTCGTGGGTGGGGAACCGGACTGA
- the mvaD gene encoding phosphomevalonate decarboxylase MvaD, producing the protein MKATATAHPIQGLVKYHGMRDPELRLPYHDSISVCTAPSRTLTTAEFGATDEDVYVVDGDRVGGRGAERIDAVVDEVRERAGIDAPVRLESENSFQSNVGFGSSSSGFAAAATALSAAAGLDLSRPEISTIARRGSSSAARAVTGAFSQLHAGLNDDDCRSERIETDLEDDLRIVAALVPSYKETEQAHEEAADSHMFQARLAHIHEQIVEMRDALRTADFERAFELAEHDSLSLAATTMTGPAGWVYWQPRTIAVFNAVRALRKEDVPVFFSTDTGASVYVNTTVDHVDRVESAVADCGVETEVWEVGGPAEVRPESDALF; encoded by the coding sequence ATGAAGGCGACCGCCACGGCCCACCCCATCCAGGGGCTCGTGAAGTACCACGGGATGCGCGACCCCGAACTGCGGCTCCCGTATCACGACAGCATCAGCGTCTGTACGGCGCCCAGTCGGACGCTCACGACCGCCGAGTTCGGCGCGACCGACGAGGACGTGTACGTCGTCGACGGCGACCGCGTCGGGGGGCGCGGCGCCGAGCGCATCGACGCCGTCGTCGACGAGGTCCGCGAGCGCGCCGGCATCGACGCTCCCGTCCGCCTGGAGAGCGAGAACTCCTTCCAGTCGAACGTCGGCTTCGGGTCCTCGTCCTCCGGCTTCGCGGCGGCCGCCACGGCGCTCTCGGCCGCCGCGGGGCTCGACCTCTCGCGGCCCGAGATCTCGACCATCGCCCGCCGCGGGTCCTCCTCCGCGGCCCGGGCGGTCACCGGCGCCTTCTCCCAGCTCCACGCCGGCCTCAACGACGACGACTGCCGCTCCGAGCGCATCGAGACCGACCTCGAGGACGACCTGCGGATCGTCGCCGCGCTCGTCCCCTCCTACAAGGAGACCGAACAGGCCCACGAGGAGGCCGCCGACAGCCACATGTTCCAGGCGCGGCTGGCTCACATCCACGAACAGATCGTCGAGATGCGCGACGCGCTCCGCACCGCCGACTTCGAGCGCGCGTTCGAACTCGCGGAACACGACTCGCTCTCGCTCGCGGCGACGACGATGACCGGCCCCGCCGGCTGGGTGTACTGGCAACCCCGGACGATCGCCGTCTTCAACGCGGTTCGGGCGCTCCGCAAGGAGGACGTGCCGGTCTTCTTCTCGACGGACACCGGCGCGAGCGTCTACGTCAACACGACGGTCGACCACGTCGACCGCGTCGAGTCGGCCGTCGCCGACTGCGGCGTCGAGACCGAGGTGTGGGAGGTCGGCGGCCCCGCCGAGGTGCGTCCGGAGTCAGACGCGCTGTTCTAG
- a CDS encoding NAD(P)/FAD-dependent oxidoreductase: MRVAVLGAGYAGLTLARRLESTLPDAADIVVVDESDTHLVQHELHRVVRRPAVADAITVPLDDALSRATVRRGRVERIDRDARRIHLGEGGEPRSAEDSEEPRAAGSRTGALDYDYAAVCLGAETAFYDLPGVRDHGLPLKRLAHARRLREDFLDTCEAGGRAVVGGAGLSGVQVAGELAALADERGADVEVTVLERLESVAPAFPAAFRSAVRDALESAGVTVHTGAQVTGATGDAVELDDRTVPYDTFVWTGGIRGPEALDGDRPTVRGDLRLDARTFAVGDAAKVVDADGEAVPASAAAAIREARTVATNLDRLVRAARDGADDFAPRLEPFRFEVPGWIVSVGDDAVAKVGPKVLRGAPARAMKATVGAGHLSSVGAVTRAVELAREELR, from the coding sequence ATGCGCGTCGCCGTTCTCGGTGCCGGGTACGCCGGCCTGACACTCGCTCGCCGCCTCGAATCCACGCTCCCGGACGCGGCCGACATCGTCGTCGTCGACGAGTCCGACACCCACCTCGTCCAGCACGAACTCCACCGGGTCGTCCGCCGGCCCGCGGTGGCCGACGCCATCACCGTCCCCCTCGACGACGCCCTCTCCCGGGCGACCGTTCGGCGGGGCCGGGTCGAGCGGATCGACCGCGACGCCCGGCGGATCCACCTGGGGGAGGGCGGGGAGCCGCGCTCCGCGGAAGACAGCGAGGAGCCACGGGCCGCGGGGAGCCGGACGGGCGCCCTCGACTACGACTACGCGGCGGTCTGTCTCGGCGCCGAGACGGCCTTCTACGACCTCCCGGGCGTCCGGGACCACGGGCTCCCGCTCAAGCGACTGGCCCACGCCCGCCGGCTCCGTGAGGACTTCCTCGACACCTGCGAGGCGGGCGGGCGAGCGGTCGTCGGCGGCGCCGGCCTCTCGGGCGTCCAGGTCGCGGGCGAACTGGCTGCGCTCGCCGACGAGCGGGGCGCCGACGTCGAGGTGACCGTCCTCGAACGGCTGGAGTCGGTCGCGCCCGCCTTCCCCGCGGCGTTCCGGTCGGCCGTTCGCGACGCCCTCGAATCGGCCGGCGTGACGGTCCACACCGGTGCGCAGGTGACGGGCGCGACGGGCGACGCGGTGGAACTCGACGACCGGACGGTGCCCTACGACACGTTCGTCTGGACCGGCGGCATCCGCGGCCCGGAGGCCCTGGACGGCGACCGGCCGACGGTGCGTGGCGACCTCAGACTCGACGCGCGCACGTTCGCCGTCGGCGACGCCGCGAAGGTGGTCGACGCCGACGGGGAGGCCGTCCCCGCGAGCGCGGCGGCAGCCATCCGCGAGGCCCGAACGGTCGCGACCAACCTCGACCGCCTCGTGCGGGCCGCCCGCGACGGCGCCGACGACTTCGCCCCCCGTCTGGAGCCGTTCCGCTTCGAGGTTCCCGGCTGGATCGTCTCCGTCGGCGACGACGCCGTCGCGAAGGTCGGGCCGAAGGTGCTCCGGGGGGCGCCCGCGCGGGCGATGAAGGCCACCGTGGGCGCCGGTCACCTCTCCTCGGTCGGCGCGGTCACCCGGGCGGTCGAACTCGCCCGGGAGGAACTGCGTTAG
- a CDS encoding BtpA/SgcQ family protein, whose product MTDLPRIVGMVHLPSLPGAPGFDGDRGAIRRRVRADARALADGGVDGLIVENFGDAPFHPDDVPEHVVASMTDLTGLVRREVDCRVGVNVLRNDATAAVSVAAAAGADFVRVNVHTGARVTDQGVIEGRANETLRLRDRLDADVSILADTGVKHSAPLGGASGERGVAGDGVDDLVDRGLADGVIVSGPRTGEAVETDRLEAVAERCAERGVPLYVGSGVTPETAPELLSVADGVIVGTALKRGGETTAPVEEARVRRLVDAA is encoded by the coding sequence ATGACCGACCTTCCACGGATCGTCGGCATGGTTCACCTGCCGTCCCTGCCGGGCGCGCCGGGATTCGACGGGGATCGCGGGGCGATTCGCCGCCGCGTCCGCGCCGACGCGCGGGCCCTCGCCGACGGCGGCGTCGACGGCCTGATCGTCGAGAACTTCGGCGACGCTCCCTTCCACCCCGACGACGTCCCCGAACACGTCGTGGCCTCGATGACCGACCTGACGGGGCTCGTCCGCCGCGAGGTGGACTGCCGGGTCGGCGTGAACGTCCTCCGGAACGACGCGACGGCGGCGGTGTCGGTGGCGGCCGCGGCCGGCGCCGACTTCGTCCGCGTCAACGTCCACACCGGCGCGCGCGTCACGGACCAGGGAGTGATCGAGGGGCGCGCCAACGAGACGCTGCGCCTGCGTGACCGCCTCGACGCCGACGTGTCGATCCTCGCCGACACGGGGGTGAAACACTCGGCGCCGCTCGGCGGAGCGAGCGGGGAGCGCGGTGTCGCGGGCGACGGCGTCGACGACCTGGTCGACCGCGGCCTCGCCGACGGCGTGATCGTCAGCGGCCCCCGGACCGGCGAGGCGGTCGAGACGGATCGCCTCGAGGCGGTCGCCGAGCGGTGTGCCGAGCGCGGCGTGCCGCTGTACGTGGGCAGCGGCGTCACGCCCGAGACGGCCCCGGAACTGCTCTCCGTGGCCGACGGCGTGATCGTCGGGACGGCGCTGAAACGCGGCGGCGAGACGACCGCGCCGGTCGAGGAGGCGCGGGTCAGACGCCTCGTCGACGCCGCCTAA
- a CDS encoding response regulator, whose amino-acid sequence MTTTEGGTVLIVDDDRDVVRTYRRYLEEAYDTREAYDGEEALDELDESVDVVLLDRLMPGVSGGEVLDRIRQRDVGVRVAMVTAVDPDFDILDMGFDDYITKPTSYDELRSTIDDLIALNRHAEHVREYHTLLAKREALRESKATYELDRSEAYADLEARIETLERTIESEAEGYTDDARFVATLRAIDESVPVEEGSDG is encoded by the coding sequence ATGACCACGACCGAGGGGGGAACGGTGCTCATCGTCGACGACGACCGGGACGTCGTCCGCACGTACCGTCGATATCTCGAGGAGGCGTACGACACCCGCGAGGCGTACGACGGCGAGGAGGCACTCGACGAACTCGACGAATCGGTCGACGTCGTGTTGCTCGACCGGTTGATGCCCGGCGTCTCCGGTGGGGAGGTGCTCGACCGCATCCGGCAGCGTGACGTCGGGGTTCGCGTGGCGATGGTGACCGCGGTCGATCCCGATTTCGACATCCTCGATATGGGGTTCGACGACTACATCACCAAACCGACGAGCTACGACGAACTCCGGTCGACCATCGACGACCTGATCGCGCTGAACCGACACGCCGAGCACGTCCGGGAGTATCACACTCTGCTGGCGAAACGCGAGGCCCTTCGGGAGAGCAAGGCGACGTACGAACTCGACCGGAGCGAGGCGTACGCCGACCTGGAGGCCCGAATCGAGACGCTCGAGCGGACGATCGAGTCCGAGGCCGAGGGGTACACGGACGACGCCCGCTTCGTCGCCACGCTGCGAGCCATCGACGAATCGGTGCCCGTCGAGGAGGGCTCCGATGGCTGA
- a CDS encoding RAD55 family ATPase codes for MAEGDARADGYPLTGGLPLGIDDLDPGTNLLVSGPAMSGKRQLVFDLLAPDATAADPIVVMTTDDPAPRIHTQFADRGVEFDPSTFRVVDASGAPGDDEADVHRVSSPADLTGMGVAFTKAVEEMGSPPRLRLGFLSISTLLQYVDAERAFSFLHVLSRRTSAAGYLGVYSIDPTTHEDRFVNVVTSIFDAAIELREEDGDREVRARGLPDVAPEWTAFPY; via the coding sequence ATGGCTGAGGGCGACGCCCGGGCGGACGGGTATCCGCTGACCGGTGGCCTGCCGCTCGGCATCGACGACCTGGATCCGGGAACGAACCTCCTGGTCTCCGGCCCCGCGATGTCGGGCAAGCGCCAGCTGGTGTTCGACCTCCTCGCCCCCGACGCGACGGCGGCCGACCCCATCGTCGTGATGACGACCGACGACCCGGCGCCGCGCATCCACACGCAGTTCGCGGACCGCGGCGTCGAGTTCGACCCGTCGACGTTCCGCGTCGTCGACGCTTCCGGGGCGCCCGGCGACGACGAAGCCGACGTCCACCGGGTCTCCTCGCCGGCCGACCTCACCGGCATGGGCGTCGCGTTCACGAAGGCCGTCGAGGAGATGGGGAGCCCGCCCCGCCTCCGTCTTGGCTTTCTCTCCATCTCGACGCTCCTCCAGTACGTCGACGCCGAGCGCGCCTTCTCCTTTCTCCACGTCCTCTCCCGACGGACGAGCGCGGCCGGCTACCTCGGCGTCTACAGCATCGACCCCACGACACACGAGGATCGCTTCGTCAACGTCGTCACCTCCATCTTCGACGCCGCCATCGAACTCCGCGAGGAGGACGGCGACCGAGAGGTCCGGGCGCGCGGCCTCCCGGACGTCGCCCCCGAGTGGACGGCGTTCCCCTACTGA
- a CDS encoding hydantoinase B/oxoprolinase family protein: protein MTDVDPVTLEVLRNACVAVAEEMNATLVRTSYSPNIKDRRDCSCALFDVGGEDATAEMISQAENIPVHLGAMPYSVAAAIEAFPPADLADGDAILLNDPFHGGAHLPDMTLVTPVFVEGDLVAVAANRAHHADVGGGRAGSVAADSTEIYQEGLRVPPVKLYDGGDPVEDTFDLLLTNVRTPDERRGDFRAQRAANRTAVERVRDLAARHGLDTLRAATTEIKAYAERRMRSEIADLPDGTVEFEDYLDDDGQGHEDLLIAVSVTVDGDELVVDFEGTSEQVAGAINAPLAVTASATYYAVRCVTDPDVPPNAGTYRPIDIRAPEGTVVNARPPAAVVGGNLEISQRVTDALLGAFGSEAPERSVAAAQGTMNSVTFGGTDRAGEPFAFYETVGGGYGGRAGADGMDGVHAHMSNTLNTPAEVLETVYPLRVRRYEYRPDSGGAGEFRGGLGLRRDIEVLTDDVAFSLLADRRRHPPYGLAGGGSGATGEDYLLRDGETEPIPGKSTHDLDAGDVVSVRTPGGGGYGDPAARDPEAVARDLRLGTLSAAAAREAYGLDPEDQ from the coding sequence ATGACCGACGTCGATCCGGTCACCCTGGAGGTCCTCCGCAACGCCTGCGTCGCCGTCGCCGAGGAGATGAACGCGACGCTCGTCCGGACCAGTTACTCCCCGAACATCAAGGACCGCCGGGACTGCTCGTGTGCCCTGTTCGACGTCGGTGGCGAGGACGCGACCGCCGAGATGATCAGCCAGGCCGAGAACATCCCGGTCCACCTGGGCGCGATGCCGTACTCCGTGGCGGCGGCCATCGAGGCGTTCCCGCCCGCGGACCTGGCGGACGGCGACGCCATCCTGCTCAACGATCCGTTCCACGGCGGCGCCCACCTGCCGGACATGACGCTCGTGACGCCCGTCTTCGTCGAGGGCGACCTCGTCGCCGTCGCGGCCAACCGCGCCCACCACGCCGACGTGGGCGGTGGACGGGCGGGGAGCGTCGCCGCCGATTCGACCGAGATCTACCAGGAGGGGCTGCGGGTCCCGCCGGTGAAACTCTACGACGGCGGCGATCCCGTCGAGGACACCTTCGACCTCCTCCTGACGAACGTGCGAACGCCGGACGAGCGCCGCGGCGACTTCCGCGCCCAGCGGGCGGCCAACCGGACGGCCGTCGAACGGGTCCGGGACCTGGCCGCGCGCCACGGCCTCGACACCCTGCGCGCGGCGACGACGGAGATCAAGGCCTACGCCGAGCGCCGGATGCGGAGCGAGATCGCGGACCTGCCGGACGGCACCGTCGAGTTCGAGGACTACCTCGACGACGACGGCCAGGGCCACGAGGACCTCCTGATCGCCGTCTCGGTGACGGTCGACGGCGACGAACTCGTCGTCGACTTCGAGGGGACGAGCGAGCAGGTCGCGGGCGCGATCAACGCCCCCCTCGCGGTGACCGCGTCCGCGACGTACTACGCGGTGCGCTGCGTGACCGACCCGGACGTGCCGCCGAACGCGGGGACCTACCGGCCCATCGACATCCGGGCGCCCGAGGGGACGGTCGTCAACGCCCGCCCCCCGGCGGCCGTGGTCGGCGGCAACCTCGAAATCTCCCAGCGGGTGACTGACGCCCTCCTCGGGGCGTTCGGCTCCGAGGCGCCCGAACGCTCCGTCGCGGCCGCCCAGGGGACGATGAACAGCGTCACCTTCGGCGGCACGGATCGGGCCGGCGAGCCCTTCGCCTTCTACGAGACGGTCGGCGGCGGCTACGGCGGCCGGGCCGGCGCCGACGGGATGGACGGCGTCCACGCCCACATGAGCAACACGCTCAACACTCCGGCGGAGGTGCTGGAGACGGTCTATCCCCTCCGCGTCCGGCGCTACGAGTACCGCCCGGACTCGGGCGGCGCGGGCGAGTTCCGCGGCGGCCTCGGCCTCCGTCGCGACATCGAGGTGTTGACCGACGACGTCGCCTTCAGCCTGCTCGCGGACCGGCGTCGTCACCCGCCGTACGGCCTCGCCGGCGGCGGTTCCGGGGCGACCGGCGAGGACTACCTGCTCCGCGACGGCGAGACGGAGCCCATCCCGGGGAAGTCGACCCACGACCTCGACGCCGGCGACGTGGTGAGCGTCCGGACGCCCGGCGGCGGCGGGTACGGCGACCCGGCGGCGCGCGACCCCGAGGCCGTCGCTCGCGACCTGCGTCTCGGAACGCTGTCGGCGGCGGCGGCCCGCGAGGCGTACGGCCTCGACCCCGAGGATCAGTAG
- a CDS encoding hydantoinase/oxoprolinase family protein, whose protein sequence is METDVRVGVDVGGTFTDVVVADADGITMLKVPSTPDAPDRGVLDGLDAAGEDAGLDPEAVDFFAHGTTVATNALLEREWAATALVTTAGFRDAVEIGRQTRPSLYDLGAEKPSPVVPRDRRFEVPERLDRRGDVVEPLDEAAAREVARAVADADVESVAVCFLFAFEDASHERRMAEILREEGVDCECSLSSDVLPEIREYERTLATTINAALKPVMNRYLGRLAAGIDDAGVPAAMRVMQSNGGVASASAARERPVNTLLSGPAAGVRGASHVAGEAGFDDVLTMDMGGTSCDVSLVRDGDPVVTTEGTVGEYPVTVPMVDVHTIGAGGGSIAWVDEGGSLRVGPRSAGADPGPICYGRGGTEPTVTDAHLLLGRIDPGVFFEGSADESTVREAVRERLAEPLDLSVEAAAQGILEVANANMERALRVVSVERGHDPRDFSLVAYGGAGPLHAAELAAELDVPRVVVPRSAGVLSALGLLISDVVYEDGVSTVRPWAEVEPATLTERFEALAADRRARLADEGYPPERRRFERAVDLRYRGQSFDLRIPLPDGDLDGDDLSAVADRFHERHERRYGHASPDEPVELVTVRLRSRGVVDPPALSMAEGGTADPDPRTTRRASFADDRHETPVYDRSTLATGAAFDGPAIVEGVESTAVVPPGAEASVDDLGNVVIEP, encoded by the coding sequence ATGGAAACCGACGTCCGTGTCGGCGTCGACGTCGGCGGCACGTTCACCGACGTGGTCGTCGCCGACGCCGACGGGATCACGATGCTGAAGGTACCGTCGACGCCGGACGCGCCGGATCGGGGCGTCCTCGACGGACTCGACGCCGCGGGCGAGGACGCCGGCCTCGATCCCGAGGCCGTCGACTTCTTCGCCCACGGGACGACCGTCGCCACGAACGCCCTCCTCGAACGCGAGTGGGCGGCGACGGCGCTGGTGACGACCGCGGGCTTCCGGGACGCGGTCGAGATCGGCCGGCAGACCCGGCCGAGCCTGTACGACCTGGGCGCGGAGAAACCCTCGCCGGTCGTCCCCCGCGACCGTCGGTTCGAGGTGCCGGAGCGCCTCGACCGCCGGGGCGACGTCGTCGAACCGCTCGACGAGGCGGCCGCCCGCGAGGTGGCCCGGGCCGTCGCCGACGCCGACGTCGAGAGCGTCGCCGTCTGCTTTCTCTTCGCCTTCGAGGACGCGTCCCACGAGCGCCGGATGGCCGAGATCCTCCGCGAGGAGGGCGTCGACTGCGAGTGTTCGCTGTCGAGCGACGTGCTGCCGGAGATCCGGGAGTACGAGCGCACGCTGGCGACGACGATCAACGCCGCGCTCAAGCCGGTGATGAACCGGTATCTGGGTCGACTGGCGGCGGGCATCGACGACGCCGGCGTCCCCGCGGCGATGCGAGTGATGCAGTCGAACGGCGGCGTCGCCTCCGCGAGCGCCGCGCGCGAGCGCCCGGTGAACACGCTGCTCTCGGGGCCGGCGGCGGGCGTCCGGGGCGCGTCCCACGTCGCCGGCGAGGCGGGCTTCGACGACGTGCTCACGATGGACATGGGCGGCACCTCGTGTGACGTGTCGCTGGTGCGGGACGGCGACCCCGTCGTCACGACGGAGGGGACGGTCGGCGAGTATCCGGTCACCGTCCCCATGGTCGACGTCCACACCATCGGCGCGGGCGGGGGCTCCATCGCGTGGGTCGACGAGGGCGGGAGCCTCCGGGTCGGTCCGCGGTCGGCCGGCGCCGACCCCGGGCCGATCTGTTACGGCCGCGGCGGGACCGAGCCGACGGTCACGGACGCCCACCTGTTGCTCGGGCGGATCGACCCCGGCGTCTTCTTCGAGGGGAGCGCCGACGAGTCGACCGTCCGCGAGGCGGTCCGGGAGCGCCTGGCCGAGCCGCTGGATCTGAGCGTCGAGGCGGCCGCACAGGGGATCCTCGAGGTCGCCAACGCGAACATGGAGCGCGCCCTGCGCGTGGTGTCGGTCGAGCGGGGGCACGACCCCCGGGACTTCTCGCTTGTCGCCTACGGCGGCGCCGGGCCGCTCCACGCCGCGGAACTCGCCGCCGAACTCGACGTGCCACGCGTGGTGGTCCCGCGGTCGGCCGGCGTCCTCTCGGCGCTCGGCCTCCTCATCAGCGACGTGGTGTACGAGGACGGCGTCTCGACGGTGCGGCCCTGGGCCGAGGTGGAGCCCGCGACCCTGACCGAGCGATTCGAGGCGCTGGCCGCTGACCGTCGGGCGCGCCTCGCTGACGAGGGCTACCCGCCCGAGCGCCGGCGGTTCGAGCGCGCGGTCGACCTGCGCTACCGCGGCCAGTCCTTCGACCTCCGGATCCCGCTGCCGGACGGGGACCTCGACGGCGACGACCTCTCGGCCGTCGCCGACCGCTTCCACGAGCGCCACGAGCGACGGTACGGCCACGCCTCGCCGGACGAACCGGTCGAACTCGTCACGGTCCGCCTGCGCTCGCGCGGCGTCGTCGACCCGCCGGCGCTGTCGATGGCGGAGGGGGGGACGGCCGACCCCGACCCTCGGACGACGCGGCGGGCGTCGTTCGCCGACGACCGCCACGAGACGCCGGTCTACGACCGCTCGACGCTCGCCACGGGGGCGGCGTTCGACGGCCCGGCGATCGTCGAGGGCGTCGAGAGCACGGCCGTCGTCCCGCCGGGAGCGGAAGCGAGCGTCGACGACCTTGGCAACGTGGTGATCGAGCCATGA